One genomic region from Phycisphaeraceae bacterium encodes:
- a CDS encoding glycosyltransferase, which produces MRVLMISPYFPPLLSVGSLRAWSFAKGFADRGHCVHVLTTAKREDQRGLEVSDGRLTVHEIAVPKRLLLDHVRRSHAAPAGEHVPGEGGGGGILREVKERTGVFSSVRMPDMTDAWIGPATKAAEIAGPWDLVISSCGPYTAHLVALRLGSQRGRWIADYRDLWTTNHQFAGLYPFTLREKALERRVMAQADAATTVSEPLARRLHDAGARRVQVIYNGFFEHEPEEVDATGVFASDGRTRVVYTGTVYPKHQDVRPVLRAIAASPRLRECVRLVVAGQGMSHWLGEARRLGVEDVVEAMGLVSRPNALRLQRDADALLAIEYDGDYDGVLSGKIFEYLSASAPIVVTGPRGCVGDLVERVGRGSACVDDEALRRTLEGIVDGRGANQAARREHEIAFYTREKQADRLVDLGECLTGCQARAQAL; this is translated from the coding sequence ATGCGCGTGCTGATGATCTCGCCATACTTTCCGCCTTTGCTCAGCGTGGGATCTCTGCGTGCGTGGTCATTCGCGAAAGGGTTTGCCGATCGCGGGCATTGTGTGCATGTCCTGACGACGGCCAAGCGCGAAGATCAGCGTGGGCTCGAGGTGTCCGATGGGCGGCTGACGGTGCACGAGATTGCGGTGCCCAAGCGGCTGCTGCTGGATCATGTGCGGCGATCGCACGCGGCACCGGCGGGCGAGCATGTGCCGGGCGAGGGCGGTGGGGGTGGGATTCTGCGCGAGGTCAAGGAGCGCACGGGGGTCTTCAGTTCGGTGCGGATGCCGGACATGACGGATGCGTGGATCGGGCCTGCGACCAAGGCAGCGGAGATCGCGGGTCCCTGGGATCTTGTGATCAGTTCGTGCGGGCCCTATACGGCGCATCTTGTGGCGTTGCGGCTGGGAAGCCAGCGTGGGCGTTGGATTGCGGACTATCGGGATCTGTGGACGACGAACCATCAGTTCGCGGGGTTGTATCCGTTTACGCTGCGTGAGAAGGCGCTCGAGCGGCGTGTCATGGCGCAGGCGGATGCAGCGACAACGGTGAGCGAGCCGCTGGCGCGGCGGCTGCATGATGCGGGTGCGCGGCGGGTGCAGGTGATCTACAACGGATTCTTTGAGCACGAGCCTGAGGAAGTGGATGCGACCGGCGTGTTTGCGAGTGATGGGCGAACGCGCGTGGTGTACACGGGCACGGTGTATCCGAAGCATCAGGATGTGAGGCCTGTGCTGCGGGCGATTGCGGCGTCGCCGAGGCTGCGTGAGTGTGTGCGGCTGGTGGTGGCGGGGCAGGGCATGAGCCATTGGCTCGGTGAAGCGAGAAGGCTGGGCGTTGAGGATGTGGTGGAGGCGATGGGGCTGGTGTCGAGGCCGAACGCTCTGCGGCTGCAACGTGATGCCGATGCGCTGCTGGCGATCGAGTACGATGGTGATTATGACGGTGTTTTGAGCGGGAAAATCTTCGAGTATCTTTCGGCGTCGGCACCGATAGTAGTGACGGGGCCTCGCGGGTGTGTGGGGGATCTGGTCGAGCGGGTGGGGCGTGGGTCGGCGTGCGTGGATGATGAGGCCTTGAGGCGGACGCTCGAAGGGATCGTGGATGGGCGTGGGGCGAATCAGGCGGCGCGACGAGAGCACGAGATTGCGTTTTACACGCGCGAGAAACAGGCGGACCGACTGGTGGATCTGGGCGAGTGCCTGACGGGATGTCAGGCGCGGGCTCAGGCTTTGTAG
- a CDS encoding glycosyltransferase, producing the protein MRVLLVNDYLEAGGCEHVVQRTATGLRERGHEVEVFTSQDVGGRRTPWGYVDSKGARLALRRRLDALTPDVVHFFNVYHELSPGVIAEAHAWRGGRMTRLVMTAADFHLVCPNSGLRRFEGEAPVMLEPGVRVRGRDLWRWQWDHRSRAHGLLKAAQHSWNYRVHRRWRAIDVLICASRFMMRAMAVTGIPRVHLPDPGPEVEEAAGKEPGRDLRLIFAGRVEPEKGLGLFLSAITRIEGWHLTVVGDGSSLGGVKRFVRENRLEERVEFCGRLSHAGTLERIGQADVLVLPSLVYENAPLVMLEALSRGTGLLVSDRGGMAEIVAEFGVGWTFNPLMAESVEAGLGRALSQEPTGVGPSDRVAEMLESRGLRNYVRRLESLYTDGERGSACAC; encoded by the coding sequence TTGCGGGTGCTGCTGGTCAATGACTACCTCGAGGCCGGGGGCTGCGAGCATGTCGTGCAGCGGACGGCAACGGGTCTGCGCGAGCGTGGGCACGAGGTGGAGGTGTTCACGAGTCAGGACGTGGGAGGTCGGCGCACGCCCTGGGGTTATGTGGATTCGAAGGGGGCGCGGTTGGCGCTGCGGCGACGGCTGGACGCGCTGACGCCCGATGTGGTGCACTTTTTTAATGTCTACCACGAGTTGTCGCCGGGGGTGATCGCTGAGGCGCACGCATGGCGAGGCGGGCGGATGACGCGTCTGGTGATGACAGCGGCGGATTTTCATCTGGTGTGTCCGAACTCGGGGCTTCGGCGGTTCGAGGGCGAAGCGCCGGTGATGCTTGAACCGGGCGTTCGCGTGCGCGGGCGTGATCTGTGGCGGTGGCAATGGGACCATCGCAGTCGGGCGCACGGGCTGCTCAAGGCGGCGCAGCACTCTTGGAATTATCGAGTGCATCGGCGATGGCGAGCGATCGATGTGCTGATCTGTGCGAGCCGCTTCATGATGCGGGCCATGGCGGTGACGGGGATTCCGCGGGTGCATCTGCCTGACCCTGGCCCTGAGGTGGAAGAGGCGGCGGGAAAGGAGCCTGGGCGCGACCTTCGGCTGATCTTTGCGGGACGGGTGGAGCCTGAGAAGGGGTTGGGACTGTTCCTGAGCGCAATCACCCGGATCGAGGGATGGCATCTGACGGTCGTTGGGGACGGTTCGTCCCTTGGAGGGGTGAAGCGGTTTGTGAGGGAGAATCGGCTGGAGGAGCGGGTGGAGTTCTGCGGTCGGCTGAGCCACGCCGGAACGCTTGAGCGGATAGGGCAAGCGGATGTGCTGGTGCTGCCTTCGCTGGTGTATGAGAATGCGCCGCTGGTGATGCTTGAGGCATTGAGCCGGGGCACGGGGCTGCTGGTGAGTGATCGAGGGGGCATGGCGGAGATCGTGGCGGAGTTCGGGGTGGGGTGGACGTTCAATCCGTTGATGGCCGAGTCGGTTGAGGCGGGGCTGGGGCGGGCGCTGTCGCAAGAGCCGACGGGGGTGGGGCCGAGCGATCGGGTGGCAGAGATGCTTGAATCGCGCGGGCTGAGAAATTATGTGAGACGGCTGGAAAGTTTGTATACTGATGGAGAACGAGGGTCGGCATGCGCGTGCTGA
- a CDS encoding DegT/DnrJ/EryC1/StrS family aminotransferase, which translates to MSQKPTVPLLDLKAQYASLREEIEPVIRQVVEAQWFIMGPEVSTLEKEIAAYCGTKHAIGCASGSDALLLALMALDVGPGDEVLCPSFTFFATGGAVARLGAKPVYVDIDPVTYNMCPKHARAMAKTCTRLKAIMPVHLFGQAVDMDEFLEIGKELNVPIIEDAAQAIGTRDKHGITVGSRGTIGCFSFFPSKNLGGFGDGGIITTNDDELAAKMGILRIHGGQPKYYHSIIGINSRLDALQAAILRIKLRHLESWHAGRQANAAFYDEQFAKAGATTSATPLNSQGLALRTPAPAPRTARHIYNQYVIRVPGSIRDELRAHLQAEGIGTEIYYPVPLHMQECFAYLGQGEGALPESEAAAAETIALPIYPELTVEQKQHVVQTTAAFVAERAAVTA; encoded by the coding sequence ATGAGTCAGAAACCAACGGTGCCGCTGCTGGATCTCAAGGCCCAGTACGCGAGCCTGCGTGAAGAAATCGAGCCGGTGATTCGGCAGGTCGTCGAGGCCCAGTGGTTCATAATGGGGCCCGAGGTCAGCACGCTGGAGAAGGAGATCGCGGCGTACTGCGGCACGAAACACGCGATCGGGTGCGCGTCGGGCTCGGACGCGCTGCTGCTGGCGCTGATGGCGCTGGATGTGGGACCTGGCGACGAGGTGCTGTGCCCTTCGTTCACGTTTTTTGCTACGGGCGGCGCGGTGGCGCGGCTGGGCGCCAAGCCGGTGTATGTGGACATCGACCCGGTGACGTACAACATGTGCCCGAAGCACGCGCGCGCGATGGCCAAGACGTGCACGCGGCTCAAGGCGATCATGCCGGTGCACCTGTTCGGGCAGGCGGTCGATATGGATGAGTTTCTGGAGATCGGCAAGGAACTCAACGTGCCGATCATCGAGGACGCGGCCCAGGCGATCGGGACACGCGACAAGCATGGCATCACTGTTGGGAGCCGGGGCACGATAGGGTGCTTCAGTTTCTTCCCGTCCAAGAATCTGGGCGGGTTCGGCGACGGGGGGATCATCACGACCAACGACGACGAACTTGCGGCGAAGATGGGTATTTTGCGCATCCACGGCGGGCAGCCGAAGTACTACCACTCGATCATCGGGATCAACAGTCGGCTCGACGCGCTGCAGGCTGCGATCCTGCGGATCAAGCTGCGGCACCTCGAATCGTGGCACGCGGGTCGTCAGGCCAATGCGGCGTTCTACGACGAGCAGTTCGCCAAGGCCGGGGCCACAACGAGTGCGACGCCGCTCAATAGCCAGGGGCTTGCGCTGCGGACGCCGGCACCGGCGCCCAGGACGGCGCGGCACATCTACAACCAGTATGTGATTCGAGTTCCGGGGTCGATCCGCGACGAACTGCGGGCGCATCTTCAGGCTGAGGGCATCGGGACGGAGATCTACTACCCGGTGCCGCTGCACATGCAGGAGTGTTTTGCGTATCTTGGGCAGGGCGAAGGGGCGCTGCCCGAGTCGGAAGCCGCGGCGGCCGAGACGATTGCGCTGCCGATCTATCCGGAGTTGACCGTCGAGCAGAAGCAGCATGTGGTGCAGACGACGGCAGCGTTCGTGGCCGAGCGTGCTGCGGTGACGGCGTAA
- a CDS encoding N-acetyltransferase yields the protein MLASGVKVHESAYVDEPCVIGAGTSIWHFSHVMKNCRIGRQCNIGQNVVVSPDVTIGDHCKIQNNVSLYTGVVLEDYVFCGPSMVFTNVINPRCEIPRRDQYKPTLVRRGASLGANCTIVCGVTIGKYAFVGAGAVVASDVPDYALMLGVPARRKGWACRCGSTLPKAGAGGAMACPACKNEYRESGETLSPVREVQDAIVG from the coding sequence ATGCTTGCGTCTGGTGTGAAGGTGCACGAGTCGGCGTATGTCGATGAGCCGTGCGTGATCGGAGCGGGCACGAGCATCTGGCACTTCTCGCACGTGATGAAGAACTGCCGGATCGGTCGGCAGTGCAACATCGGGCAGAACGTGGTGGTGTCGCCGGACGTGACCATCGGGGACCACTGCAAGATCCAGAACAATGTCAGCCTGTACACGGGTGTGGTGCTCGAGGACTACGTGTTCTGCGGGCCTTCGATGGTGTTCACCAACGTGATCAACCCGCGCTGCGAGATCCCGCGGCGCGATCAGTACAAGCCGACGCTGGTGCGCCGCGGGGCGTCGCTGGGGGCCAACTGCACGATCGTGTGCGGCGTGACGATCGGGAAGTACGCGTTCGTGGGGGCAGGTGCGGTGGTGGCCAGCGATGTGCCGGATTACGCCCTGATGTTGGGAGTTCCGGCCCGGCGCAAGGGGTGGGCGTGCCGGTGCGGCTCGACGCTTCCCAAGGCCGGGGCGGGCGGTGCGATGGCGTGCCCGGCGTGCAAGAATGAGTATCGCGAATCGGGCGAGACGCTCTCGCCGGTGCGCGAGGTCCAGGACGCGATTGTCGGGTGA